A part of Streptomyces sp. NBC_01210 genomic DNA contains:
- a CDS encoding DeoR/GlpR family DNA-binding transcription regulator, which yields MLAERRHQLILRALRSGGPAAVTDLSERLGVSPATIRRDLVKLEEEGLLTRVHGGAAVEEGDQPFAEVAEIRVPEKDAIAVQAAAMVEDGQSVLLDIGTTAYRLARQLHGRRLTVITSNLVVYEELADDTGIELILLGGMLRREYRSLVGFLTEDNLRQLHADWLFLGTSGIRPSGQVMDTTVVEVPVKRAMIAAADTVVLLADAGKFPGTGMARVCGPESLDTVVTNAPADPATSSAFDEAGVKVVEV from the coding sequence GTGCTGGCTGAGCGACGACATCAACTCATCCTGCGGGCTCTGCGATCAGGCGGCCCCGCTGCCGTGACCGACCTGTCCGAACGGCTCGGCGTCAGCCCCGCGACCATCCGGCGCGACCTGGTCAAACTGGAGGAAGAGGGCCTGCTCACGCGGGTCCACGGGGGAGCCGCGGTCGAGGAAGGCGATCAGCCTTTCGCGGAGGTCGCCGAGATCCGGGTCCCGGAGAAGGACGCCATAGCGGTCCAGGCGGCCGCCATGGTCGAGGACGGGCAGTCCGTGCTCCTCGACATCGGCACCACCGCCTACCGCCTCGCCCGGCAGCTGCACGGCCGCAGACTGACCGTGATCACCAGCAATCTGGTGGTGTACGAGGAGCTGGCGGACGACACCGGGATCGAGCTGATCCTGCTCGGCGGGATGCTCCGGCGGGAGTACCGCTCCCTGGTCGGCTTCCTCACCGAGGACAATCTGCGCCAGCTGCACGCGGACTGGCTGTTCCTCGGCACGAGCGGCATCCGTCCGAGCGGCCAGGTCATGGACACCACGGTGGTCGAGGTCCCGGTCAAGCGGGCGATGATCGCGGCCGCCGACACAGTGGTGCTGCTCGCCGACGCGGGCAAGTTCCCCGGCACCGGCATGGCCAGGGTCTGCGGCCCCGAATCCCTCGACACGGTGGTGACCAACGCCCCGGCGGACCCGGCGACCAGTTCGGCGTTCGACGAGGCCGGAGTGAAGGTGGTTGAGGTATGA